A single window of Nocardioides kongjuensis DNA harbors:
- a CDS encoding helix-turn-helix domain-containing protein yields the protein MAERTGGDLVEAVAAALQPRLADLTGALRDRLATRIEELDGDAVIIDLLYASIEGNIENILNALRHGIALDKIEPPSAAYEYARRLAQRGVPVSALVRAYRLGQQNLLELVFAECERMDAPAAARAAAYEQVVEVTFDYIDWISQRVITVYEDERERWLAERNSARSGRVDELVAGTVSDVDAAEKVLGYRLRVPHLGAVLWVHETGAQQDQLTRFTRAAATIAEELGARGTPLLVPHDRATAWAWFAVPEETVPDLGALASRLATVGEPPVPRLALGRAASGVEGFRRTHLEALQAQQVATVGDDPRRSVTGFDEPGLKVASLLTHDLDTTRAWVRETLGDLARDDEQHERLRHTLLLFFQHDSSYTATAEAMLMHKNSVKYRIASAAKALGRPIGSDRQAIELALTACHWLRGAVLVEAG from the coding sequence GTGGCAGAGCGAACCGGAGGCGACCTGGTCGAGGCGGTCGCGGCCGCACTCCAGCCGCGGCTCGCCGACCTCACCGGCGCGCTGCGCGACCGGCTCGCGACCAGGATCGAGGAGCTCGACGGCGACGCCGTCATCATCGACCTGCTCTACGCGAGCATCGAGGGCAACATCGAGAACATCCTCAACGCGCTGCGCCACGGCATCGCGCTCGACAAGATCGAGCCGCCGTCGGCGGCCTACGAGTACGCGCGACGGCTCGCGCAGCGCGGCGTCCCCGTCAGCGCACTGGTCCGCGCCTACCGGCTCGGGCAGCAGAACCTGCTGGAGCTGGTGTTCGCCGAGTGCGAGCGGATGGACGCGCCGGCCGCGGCGCGGGCCGCGGCGTACGAGCAGGTCGTCGAGGTCACCTTCGACTACATCGACTGGATCTCGCAGCGGGTGATCACGGTCTACGAGGACGAGCGCGAGCGGTGGCTGGCCGAGCGCAACAGCGCCCGCTCCGGCCGGGTCGACGAGCTGGTCGCGGGCACCGTGAGCGACGTCGACGCCGCCGAGAAGGTGCTCGGCTACCGGCTGCGCGTGCCCCACCTCGGTGCCGTGCTGTGGGTCCACGAGACCGGCGCCCAGCAGGACCAGCTGACCCGCTTCACCCGGGCCGCCGCGACGATCGCCGAGGAGCTCGGGGCCCGCGGCACGCCGTTGCTCGTGCCGCACGACCGGGCCACCGCGTGGGCCTGGTTCGCCGTTCCCGAGGAGACCGTGCCCGACCTCGGCGCCCTCGCGTCCCGGCTCGCCACGGTCGGCGAGCCGCCCGTGCCCCGCCTGGCGCTGGGCCGTGCGGCCTCCGGCGTCGAGGGCTTCCGGCGCACCCACCTCGAGGCGTTGCAGGCCCAGCAGGTCGCCACCGTCGGCGACGACCCGCGCCGGAGCGTCACCGGCTTCGACGAGCCCGGCCTCAAGGTCGCCTCGCTGCTCACCCACGACCTCGACACCACGCGGGCATGGGTGCGCGAGACGCTCGGCGACCTCGCCCGCGACGACGAGCAGCACGAGCGGCTGCGGCACACGCTGCTGTTGTTCTTCCAGCACGACAGCAGCTACACCGCCACCGCCGAGGCGATGCTGATGCACAAGAACTCCGTGAAGTACCGGATCGCGTCCGCCGCCAAGGCACTGGGCCGCCCGATCGGCTCGGACCGGCAGGCGATCGAGCTCGCGCTGACCGCCTGCCACTGGCTGCGCGGCGCGGTGCTGGTCGAGGCGGGCTGA
- a CDS encoding phytoene desaturase family protein encodes MTDTLVIGSGPNGLAAALTLARAGAQVTVLEAADEIGGGTRTTQPFGEGILVDHCAGFHPMAVGSPALAGLDRYGLQWAWPEIDAAHPLDHAAPALLHRSVEQTAAGLGADARRWRLLFGGPSRAYGKLAADILGPVVHLPRHPLLLGRFGAPTVLPAALLARFFRTEQARALFLGTTAHAMRPLTEVVSSAIGTGILTAGHHDGWPVVVGGTHALTEALAKALLDHGGRIETGVRVTSLDQLPPADAVLLNLSPTAALDLYGDRLPAGTRRSYRRYRYGPAAFKVDFAVEHGVPWRDADLARAGTVHLGGGPAEIIANEKAVASGRMPERPFVLLGQQYVADPSRSRGDVHPVYSYAHVPAGYEGDATEAITAQVERFAPGFRERIVGVHVTAPGQFAAGNTNYVGGDILTGAKSPGALLLGPRPGRNPYRTGARGVYLCSAAAPPGPGAHGMAGYRAAQLAIRDLGLRATV; translated from the coding sequence ATGACGGACACCCTCGTGATCGGCAGCGGGCCCAACGGCCTGGCCGCCGCGCTCACCCTGGCCCGCGCCGGTGCGCAGGTGACCGTGCTCGAGGCCGCGGACGAGATCGGCGGCGGCACGCGCACCACGCAGCCGTTCGGCGAGGGCATCCTCGTCGACCACTGCGCCGGCTTCCACCCGATGGCCGTGGGCTCCCCCGCCCTGGCCGGTCTCGACCGCTACGGCCTGCAGTGGGCGTGGCCCGAGATCGACGCCGCCCACCCGCTCGACCACGCCGCGCCCGCGCTGCTGCACCGTTCGGTCGAGCAGACCGCGGCCGGCCTCGGCGCCGACGCGCGGCGCTGGAGGCTGCTGTTCGGCGGCCCGTCGCGGGCCTACGGCAAGCTGGCCGCCGACATCCTCGGCCCGGTCGTCCACCTCCCCCGCCACCCGCTGCTGCTCGGCCGGTTCGGTGCCCCGACCGTCCTCCCGGCCGCGCTGCTCGCCCGGTTCTTCCGCACCGAGCAGGCCCGCGCCCTCTTCCTCGGTACGACGGCCCACGCGATGCGCCCGCTCACCGAGGTCGTCTCCTCGGCGATCGGCACCGGCATCCTCACCGCCGGCCACCACGACGGCTGGCCGGTCGTCGTCGGCGGCACCCACGCCCTCACCGAGGCGCTCGCCAAGGCACTGCTCGACCACGGCGGCCGGATCGAGACCGGCGTGCGCGTCACCTCGCTCGACCAGCTGCCGCCCGCGGACGCCGTTCTGCTGAACCTCTCCCCGACGGCCGCCCTCGACCTGTACGGCGACCGGCTGCCCGCCGGCACGCGCCGGTCCTACCGCCGCTACCGCTACGGACCGGCCGCCTTCAAGGTCGACTTCGCCGTCGAGCATGGCGTCCCCTGGCGCGACGCCGACCTCGCCCGCGCCGGCACCGTCCACCTCGGCGGCGGCCCCGCCGAGATCATCGCCAACGAGAAGGCGGTCGCCTCCGGCCGGATGCCCGAGCGCCCGTTCGTCCTCCTCGGCCAGCAGTACGTCGCCGACCCGTCCCGCTCCCGCGGCGACGTGCACCCGGTCTACAGCTACGCCCACGTCCCGGCGGGCTACGAGGGCGACGCCACCGAGGCGATCACCGCCCAGGTCGAGCGCTTCGCCCCCGGCTTCCGGGAGCGGATCGTGGGCGTCCACGTCACCGCTCCGGGGCAGTTCGCGGCGGGCAACACCAACTACGTCGGCGGCGACATCCTCACCGGCGCCAAGTCGCCGGGCGCCCTGCTCCTCGGCCCGCGCCCCGGCCGCAACCCGTACCGGACCGGCGCCCGCGGGGTCTACCTGTGCTCCGCCGCCGCACCGCCCGGACCGGGCGCGCACGGGATGGCGGGCTACCGCGCCGCGCAGCTGGCGATCAGGGACCTCGGGCTGCGGGCGACGGTCTAG